A single window of Helicobacter pylori NCTC 11637 = CCUG 17874 = ATCC 43504 = JCM 12093 DNA harbors:
- a CDS encoding DUF2393 domain-containing protein, giving the protein MASLAFIQAFLESFKGFLSQATLISVLIASVLILFCAVLLLLALLLRNRIASYIATTAFLGAFLSMPFVLKVLLTQAIYPIETRILHANPLSYSNAFSLQVGVKNHSKFTLNKCVLRLEVLKNPHNFVEEHAFKWFVKKSYEKTFKEKILPEESKVFSFFIDNYPYSKTAPYQVSLFCL; this is encoded by the coding sequence ATGGCATCTCTTGCCTTTATCCAAGCTTTTTTGGAGTCTTTTAAGGGCTTTTTAAGCCAAGCGACTTTAATTAGCGTTTTAATAGCGAGCGTTTTAATCCTTTTTTGCGCAGTTTTGCTCCTTTTGGCTCTGCTTTTAAGAAACCGCATAGCTAGCTATATAGCAACAACAGCTTTTTTGGGCGCGTTTTTGAGCATGCCTTTTGTTTTGAAGGTTTTACTCACTCAAGCGATTTACCCCATAGAAACACGCATCTTACACGCTAACCCTTTAAGTTATAGCAACGCCTTTTCTTTGCAAGTGGGAGTCAAAAACCATTCCAAATTTACTCTAAACAAATGCGTTTTACGCCTAGAAGTCCTTAAAAACCCTCACAATTTTGTAGAAGAGCATGCGTTTAAATGGTTTGTCAAAAAAAGCTATGAAAAAACTTTTAAAGAAAAGATTTTGCCTGAAGAATCCAAAGTCTTTTCATTCTTTATTGACAACTACCCTTATTCAAAAACAGCCCCCTATCAAGTTTCTTTGTTTTGTTTGTAG
- a CDS encoding prohibitin family protein produces the protein MPIDLNEHLKKKNSQRETPTPNTPNNGGRFIPPSNSFNSKKLSVLIVIVLLGVIAFLAKPFEVISSGEIGIKITAGKYEPTPLQPGIHFFVPIIQDILIVDTRIRNINFSRTEDMGVAGKNQGIFRNDAINVMDSRGLTVSIELTVQYRLNPQTTPQTIATYGLSWEQKIINPVVRDVVRSVVGRYPAEDLPIKRNEIAALINSGINKEVSKLPNTPVELSSIQLREIVLPAKIKEQIEKVQIARQESERVKYEVERSKQEAQKQAALAKGEADANRIKAQGVADAIVIEAKAKSQANLSISQSLSDKLLRLRQIEVQGQFNEALKTNNNAQIMLTPGGAVPNIWIDTKSKVKSSIAESKEP, from the coding sequence ATGCCCATTGATTTGAACGAACATTTAAAAAAGAAAAATTCTCAAAGAGAAACCCCCACGCCTAATACGCCTAATAATGGGGGGCGTTTCATCCCGCCGTCTAACTCTTTTAATTCTAAAAAACTATCGGTTTTAATTGTCATTGTCCTTTTAGGCGTTATCGCTTTTTTGGCCAAGCCTTTTGAAGTGATTAGCTCAGGAGAAATTGGCATTAAAATCACCGCCGGGAAATACGAACCCACCCCCTTACAGCCAGGGATCCACTTTTTTGTGCCTATCATTCAAGACATCCTCATTGTGGATACAAGGATCAGGAATATCAATTTTTCACGCACCGAAGACATGGGCGTGGCGGGTAAAAACCAAGGGATTTTTAGAAACGACGCTATTAATGTGATGGATAGTAGGGGTTTGACTGTTTCTATTGAACTCACCGTGCAATACCGTCTAAACCCTCAAACCACCCCCCAAACGATCGCTACTTATGGCTTGTCTTGGGAGCAAAAGATCATCAACCCTGTGGTGCGCGATGTGGTGCGATCTGTCGTGGGGCGCTATCCGGCTGAAGATTTACCCATTAAACGCAATGAAATCGCCGCTCTTATCAATAGCGGTATCAATAAAGAAGTTTCTAAGCTCCCCAACACCCCTGTGGAATTAAGCTCTATCCAATTGAGAGAAATCGTCTTGCCCGCTAAGATTAAAGAGCAAATAGAAAAAGTCCAAATCGCGCGCCAAGAATCAGAAAGGGTGAAATACGAGGTGGAGCGCTCCAAGCAAGAAGCTCAAAAACAAGCCGCTTTAGCTAAAGGGGAAGCGGACGCTAACAGGATTAAGGCTCAGGGCGTGGCTGATGCGATCGTGATTGAGGCTAAGGCAAAATCTCAAGCCAATTTAAGCATTTCGCAAAGCTTGAGCGACAAGCTTTTAAGACTGCGCCAAATTGAAGTTCAAGGCCAGTTTAATGAAGCGTTAAAAACGAATAACAACGCTCAAATCATGCTCACTCCAGGCGGGGCTGTGCCTAATATTTGGATTGACACTAAAAGTAAGGTTAAATCTAGTATTGCTGAGAGTAAAGAGCCTTAA
- a CDS encoding DEAD/DEAH box helicase translates to MEFNQPPLPTEIDDDAYHKPSFNDLGLKESVLKSVYEAGFTSPSPIQEKAIPAVLQGRDVIAQAQTGTGKTAAFALPIINNLKNNHTIEALVITPTRELAMQISDEIFKLGKHTRTKTVCVYGGQSVKKQCEFIKKNPQVMIATPGRLLDHLKNERIHKFVPKVVVLDESDEMLDMGFLDDIEEIFDYLPSEAQILLFSATMPEPIKRLADKILENPIKIHIAPSNITNTDITQRFYVINEHERAEAIMRLLDTQAPKKSIVFTRTKKEADELHQFLASKNYKSTALHGDMDQRDRRASIMAFKKNDADVLVATDVASRGLDISGVSHVFNYHLPLNTESYIHRIGRTGRAGKKGMAITLVTPLEYKELLRMQKEIDSEIELFEIPTINENQIIKTLHDAKVSEGIISLYEQLTEIFEPSQLVLKLLSLQFETSKIGLNQQEIDAIQNPKEKTPKTPNKKTPQHERARSFKKGQHRDRHSKTNHYSKKPKRR, encoded by the coding sequence ATCAACCACCACTCCCTACAGAAATTGATGATGACGCTTATCATAAGCCGAGTTTTAATGATTTGGGCTTAAAAGAATCGGTTTTAAAATCCGTTTATGAAGCCGGTTTCACTTCCCCAAGCCCCATTCAAGAAAAGGCCATTCCGGCTGTTTTGCAAGGCCGAGATGTCATCGCGCAAGCCCAAACAGGCACAGGAAAAACCGCCGCTTTCGCTCTGCCCATTATCAACAACCTTAAAAACAACCACACCATAGAGGCCTTAGTGATCACGCCCACCAGAGAATTGGCCATGCAAATTAGCGATGAGATTTTCAAATTGGGCAAACACACCAGGACTAAAACCGTGTGCGTGTATGGAGGCCAGAGCGTTAAAAAACAATGCGAATTCATTAAGAAAAACCCCCAAGTGATGATCGCTACACCAGGAAGACTGCTCGATCACTTAAAAAACGAACGCATCCATAAATTTGTGCCTAAAGTGGTCGTTTTAGATGAAAGCGATGAAATGCTGGATATGGGGTTTTTAGACGATATTGAAGAGATTTTTGACTACCTCCCTAGCGAAGCGCAGATCTTGCTTTTTTCAGCCACGATGCCAGAGCCGATTAAAAGACTAGCGGATAAGATTTTAGAAAACCCCATTAAAATCCATATCGCCCCTTCTAATATCACTAACACCGACATCACCCAACGCTTTTATGTGATCAATGAGCATGAGAGGGCCGAAGCGATCATGCGCCTTTTAGACACCCAAGCGCCCAAAAAGAGCATTGTTTTCACGCGCACTAAAAAAGAAGCTGATGAATTGCACCAATTCCTTGCTTCTAAAAATTACAAAAGCACCGCTTTGCATGGGGATATGGATCAAAGGGATCGGCGCGCTTCTATCATGGCGTTTAAAAAAAATGACGCTGATGTGTTGGTGGCTACAGATGTGGCGAGCCGTGGGCTAGACATTAGCGGTGTAAGCCATGTGTTCAATTACCACTTGCCCCTAAATACCGAGAGCTATATCCATCGCATTGGGAGAACCGGGCGAGCGGGCAAAAAAGGCATGGCGATCACTTTAGTAACCCCTTTAGAATACAAAGAGCTTTTACGCATGCAAAAAGAAATTGATTCAGAGATTGAACTTTTTGAAATCCCCACCATTAACGAAAATCAGATCATTAAAACCTTGCATGACGCTAAAGTGTCTGAAGGGATCATCAGCCTTTATGAACAGCTTACCGAAATTTTTGAGCCGTCTCAATTGGTTTTAAAACTTTTGAGTTTGCAGTTTGAAACCAGCAAAATTGGTTTAAACCAGCAAGAAATTGATGCGATTCAAAACCCTAAAGAAAAAACGCCAAAAACCCCTAACAAAAAAACGCCCCAGCATGAGCGAGCGCGTTCTTTCAAAAAGGGTCAGCACAGAGACAGGCACTCTAAAACAAACCACTATTCTAAAAAACCCAAACGCCGTTAA